In the Carboxydothermus hydrogenoformans Z-2901 genome, GAAAGGCCATCACAGAGTTCAAGGGCTTTTCTTAGAGAATGATACGCATCCTCAAACTTTACAATTGAAACCACCGGTTTAGTCAAGATTTTTCACCACCATGCTTTTTTAGTTCTTCCTCCCGCAGTAGACGGCGTAAAACTTTACCCACGGCAGTTTTCGGAAGTTCGGATCTGAATTCCACCAAGCGCGGTACTTTGTAGCGGGCCAGGCGAGCGTTACAGAAGTCAATTACTTCCTGCTCCGTTAAGGTTTCACCATCTTTAACCACAATATAGGCTTTGACCGTTTCTCCCCGGTAAGCATCGGGAACACCCACCACAACCGCTTCTTTAACTTTGGGGTGCTGGTAAAGTACCTCTTCTACTTCCCGGGGATAAATGTTGTAACCGCTGGCAATAATCATGTCTTTTTTCCGGTCAACAATGTAGAAAAAGCCATCTTCATCCATTCTGGCAATATCACCGGTGTATAACCAGCCGTCTTTCAGGACCTGGGCAGTTTCTTCGGGACGATTCCAGTAACCTTTCATAACCTGCGGTCCTTTTACTACCAGCTCGCCAATTTCTCCCGGCGGTAAATCTTCCCCCGTTTCTAAATCAACGATTTTAGCAAGGGTATCGGGATAAGGTACGCCAATCGAACCAATTTTTCTTAAGCCGCCAATTGGATTTAAGTGGGTTACCGGTGAAGCTTCGGACAAACCGTAGCCTTCCACCACTATGGCCCCGGTAATTTCTTCAAATTTTGTCTGGACCTCTACCGGCAGAGGCGCGGAACCGCTGACGCAAACGTAGATGGACTTTAAGTCATACCTGGTAAGATCCGGATAGTTCAGTAAAGCGATATACATGGTAGGAGCACCGGGAAAAGCGGTAGGACGGTAAAGATCGATATGCTCTAAAATAAGGCCTGCCTCAAATCTGGGAACTAAAATCATGGTACCACCAAAGCAAGTAGCTAAATTCATGCCTGTGGTCATGCCGTAAACATGGAAAAGAGGTAAGGCAATTAAAATTCGCTCCTGTCCGGGAACAAAAAGGCGATGGGAAAATTCTCGCACCTGGTAAGCATTAGCTACTAAATTTTTATGGGTTAACATTGCTCCCTTCGAAACGCCGGTCGTTCCGCCCGTATATTGCAAAACTGCCACATCATCGGGGCTTACCGCTACTTCCGGAACATCCGGCTCACTATTTAGCACCAAATCATTAAAGTAATAAACTTCCGGGCCAAACTCACCGGGATATGTTCCGAGTTGTGGAATATTAACTACAATAATATTCTTAAGCGAAGTGTTTCCTTTTACCGCCCGGGCTCGCGGGTATAAAACATCTAACAAAATAATCGTTTCAGCACCGGAGTCGTTTAAGTAATACTCAATTTCCCGCTCGACGTACATGGGATTAAGCTGAACGACAACCCCGCCCAGAGATAAGATGGCAAAATAGCTCATTACAAACTGGGGAGAGTTGGGAAGCATAATTGCTACCCGGTCGCCTTTTTTAATCCCAATTTGACTTAAGGCCCGGGTTAACCTTTTTACTTTTTCACCAAACTCTTTGTACGTCATTTTTTCGCCCAAAAAAATAGTTGCGATAATTCCCGGATATTTTTCAATCGTTTCCCACAAAAGTTCCGGTAATGTTTTTTCCGGATAGTCGATGTGCGGTCTTACCCCTTTCACATAATGCTTTAGCCAGGGCATTGCGGTATTTTCGGCAGCCATAAAACCCCTCCTGATGAAATAATTTTTTTAATTTTCGTAATATCCGAAAAATTTTAATCTGATTGGTGCATTCATATATCTGGGTGATTCTACCTCCGGCATTAATTCCTCTATCTTCATCTATTTATCTTCTGTCATAAACACCGGAGGCCGACGTTCCTTTATAGCTTTT is a window encoding:
- a CDS encoding long-chain-fatty-acid--CoA ligase, with the protein product MAAENTAMPWLKHYVKGVRPHIDYPEKTLPELLWETIEKYPGIIATIFLGEKMTYKEFGEKVKRLTRALSQIGIKKGDRVAIMLPNSPQFVMSYFAILSLGGVVVQLNPMYVEREIEYYLNDSGAETIILLDVLYPRARAVKGNTSLKNIIVVNIPQLGTYPGEFGPEVYYFNDLVLNSEPDVPEVAVSPDDVAVLQYTGGTTGVSKGAMLTHKNLVANAYQVREFSHRLFVPGQERILIALPLFHVYGMTTGMNLATCFGGTMILVPRFEAGLILEHIDLYRPTAFPGAPTMYIALLNYPDLTRYDLKSIYVCVSGSAPLPVEVQTKFEEITGAIVVEGYGLSEASPVTHLNPIGGLRKIGSIGVPYPDTLAKIVDLETGEDLPPGEIGELVVKGPQVMKGYWNRPEETAQVLKDGWLYTGDIARMDEDGFFYIVDRKKDMIIASGYNIYPREVEEVLYQHPKVKEAVVVGVPDAYRGETVKAYIVVKDGETLTEQEVIDFCNARLARYKVPRLVEFRSELPKTAVGKVLRRLLREEELKKHGGEKS